Proteins from a single region of Limosilactobacillus fermentum:
- the cls gene encoding cardiolipin synthase, with protein MITWDTIRYVIETIWLINLALAFWTVFRERRDIASTWAWLLVLSFLPVVGFVAYLFVGRKLSHDQIFTIQDEQRRILEQYKQQQQRLLEAQKLLPKEEQSRRDQMMANLLLNTDNALLTFGNQVHLFTDGHAKFDQLIKDIDQAKRHIHVEYYTFAADQLGHRVLAALERAAERGVEVRVLYDLSGSRGTTYRFFSHLEELGGQAQAFISSAKARFNTPRLNYHLHRKLVIIDGDLGYIGGFNIGDQYLGESPKFGYWRDSHLRVEGTAVLMMQARFIMDWNTTCRRTKKERMDLAGDYVNVRTTRLKNPDRSMVPMQIVSSGPDNDNRAIRRGYQGIISSARHYVYIQTPYLIPDDAILESLVVAAKSGIDVRIMIPPMPDHPFVYRATEYFAHYLVSNGVKVYKYDKGFLHAKTMVSGGHLASVGSANLDYRSFRLNFEVNAFTYNEQLAGELKAAFENDLKDCTQLNEEYFDQQSAWRKFKQDFCRLLAPIL; from the coding sequence ATGATAACTTGGGATACCATTCGCTATGTAATTGAAACTATCTGGTTAATTAACCTAGCCCTGGCCTTTTGGACGGTCTTTCGGGAGCGCCGGGACATCGCTTCAACCTGGGCCTGGCTGTTGGTCTTATCCTTTTTACCGGTGGTGGGCTTTGTCGCCTACCTCTTCGTGGGCCGCAAACTGTCGCACGACCAGATCTTCACCATCCAAGACGAACAACGGCGCATTCTAGAACAGTACAAGCAACAACAACAGCGCCTACTGGAGGCCCAAAAGCTCCTGCCTAAAGAAGAGCAATCGCGTAGGGATCAGATGATGGCCAACCTCTTGTTAAACACCGACAACGCCCTGCTAACCTTTGGCAACCAGGTACATTTATTTACGGACGGGCACGCTAAGTTCGATCAGCTCATCAAAGACATTGATCAGGCCAAGCGGCACATCCACGTTGAATACTACACCTTTGCGGCCGATCAATTAGGTCATCGGGTCTTGGCGGCCCTTGAACGGGCAGCCGAGCGTGGGGTGGAAGTCCGGGTTCTTTATGACTTGTCGGGGTCGCGCGGGACCACTTACCGCTTCTTTAGTCACCTTGAAGAACTTGGTGGCCAAGCTCAGGCCTTCATTTCTAGCGCTAAGGCTCGTTTCAACACCCCCCGCTTGAATTACCACTTGCACCGTAAGTTGGTCATCATTGACGGTGACCTGGGCTACATTGGGGGCTTTAACATTGGTGATCAGTACCTGGGCGAGTCGCCAAAGTTTGGTTACTGGCGGGATAGCCACCTCCGGGTCGAGGGGACGGCCGTATTGATGATGCAAGCCCGCTTCATCATGGATTGGAACACGACTTGCCGGCGGACCAAAAAGGAGCGGATGGACCTGGCGGGTGATTACGTTAACGTTCGAACCACCCGGCTAAAGAATCCGGATCGGTCAATGGTTCCGATGCAGATTGTTTCGTCCGGCCCCGATAACGATAACCGGGCGATTCGTCGCGGTTACCAAGGGATCATTTCCTCGGCCCGTCACTACGTCTACATTCAAACCCCGTACCTAATTCCCGATGACGCAATTTTAGAGTCATTAGTGGTGGCGGCTAAATCCGGGATCGACGTTCGGATCATGATCCCGCCGATGCCGGATCACCCCTTTGTCTACCGGGCGACGGAGTACTTTGCCCACTACCTGGTTTCCAACGGGGTGAAGGTTTACAAGTACGATAAGGGCTTTTTGCACGCCAAGACCATGGTTTCCGGTGGTCACCTGGCGTCGGTCGGGTCGGCTAACCTGGATTACCGTTCCTTCCGGCTTAACTTTGAGGTTAACGCCTTTACTTACAACGAGCAGTTGGCTGGTGAATTGAAAGCGGCCTTTGAAAACGATCTAAAAGACTGCACCCAACTGAACGAGGAGTACTTCGACCAGCAATCAGCTTGGCGGAAGTTCAAACAGGACTTCTGCCGCTTGCTCGCCCCAATTTTGTAA
- a CDS encoding type 1 glutamine amidotransferase: MAKYHLHLAHLYGDLLNTYGDIGNIIALKYYAKQMDTDIQVDVVSIEDDFDPDQFDIAFFGGGQDYEQMVVSKDIQTKKDGIKKFIEDGKPMLAICGGYQLLGKYYVGADGEKIPGIGVLDHYTLTQSEHRSAQQNQSRFIGDVEIQNEDTGAKFHGFENHNGRTFLGENERPLGHVLAGHGNNGEDGTEGAIYLHTYCSYFHGPILTRNGELAKQMLLEALSIKYPDADLTPQEGLIVQPTF; encoded by the coding sequence ATGGCTAAGTACCACTTACACCTCGCCCACTTGTACGGCGACCTATTAAACACCTATGGCGACATTGGTAACATCATCGCCCTTAAGTACTACGCTAAGCAAATGGATACCGATATCCAAGTCGACGTGGTCTCAATTGAAGACGACTTTGATCCAGATCAGTTTGATATTGCTTTTTTCGGTGGGGGTCAGGACTACGAACAAATGGTGGTCTCAAAAGACATCCAAACCAAAAAGGACGGGATCAAAAAGTTTATTGAGGACGGCAAACCAATGCTCGCCATCTGCGGGGGCTACCAATTACTGGGTAAGTACTACGTGGGGGCCGACGGGGAAAAGATCCCCGGCATCGGGGTTTTGGACCACTACACCTTAACCCAAAGTGAGCACCGGTCCGCCCAGCAAAACCAGTCCCGCTTCATTGGCGACGTCGAGATTCAAAATGAAGACACCGGTGCTAAGTTCCACGGCTTTGAAAACCACAACGGCCGGACCTTCCTGGGTGAAAATGAGCGCCCCTTGGGGCACGTCTTAGCGGGCCACGGGAATAACGGCGAGGACGGCACGGAAGGGGCCATTTACTTACACACCTACTGCTCCTATTTCCACGGGCCAATCCTCACCCGCAACGGTGAGCTAGCTAAGCAAATGTTACTTGAAGCCCTTTCGATTAAGTATCCCGACGCCGATCTGACACCCCAAGAGGGGCTAATCGTCCAACCAACCTTTTAG
- a CDS encoding Mur ligase family protein, with the protein MSLRSSLAEFAGRSSYWFLHTFTHGGSSLPGKIVTKLDPNILQAFSKKYDLVILTGTNGKTLTTALSVRVLREKYDSVLTNPTGSNMEQGIVTTFITAPRPKQKGLAVLEVDEANVVKVTKFITPIAFVFTNLFRDQMDRYGEIYTTYDKILAGVKLAPKATIIANGDEQIFNTKELPNPVIYYGFNHESHADFKAPANTDGLLCPKCHHILHYHLRTYANLGDYFCPHCGFKRPELTYQVTKLGELTPTSSSFEIDGIPYQIEIGGLYNIYNALAAYSLGRFLGVSPAQIQHAFSADERVFGRQEVINVDGKEVTLILVKNPVGLNQVLDMILTDPEPFSFGFLLNANYADGIDTSWIWDGDFERLHDHDIPYFMTGGERYKDITTRMEMAGIDKIDHLPDLNQVIEKIPQMPTKHVYLLATYTAVLQLRKLLADKKYIQGGMD; encoded by the coding sequence ATGTCTTTAAGAAGTTCGCTGGCCGAATTTGCCGGTCGGTCTAGTTACTGGTTCCTCCACACCTTTACCCACGGGGGCTCCTCATTACCAGGCAAGATTGTCACCAAGCTCGATCCCAACATCTTACAAGCCTTCAGTAAGAAATACGACCTGGTGATCCTCACCGGGACCAACGGGAAAACCTTGACCACCGCCCTCTCCGTCCGGGTGCTACGGGAAAAGTACGATTCCGTTTTAACCAACCCCACCGGTTCAAACATGGAACAAGGAATCGTCACCACCTTCATCACGGCGCCCCGGCCCAAGCAAAAGGGCTTGGCGGTCTTAGAAGTTGATGAAGCAAACGTCGTCAAGGTCACTAAGTTCATTACCCCGATCGCCTTTGTCTTTACCAACTTGTTCCGGGACCAAATGGACCGCTACGGCGAAATCTACACGACCTACGATAAGATCTTAGCCGGGGTTAAGTTAGCCCCTAAGGCCACCATCATCGCTAACGGTGACGAGCAGATCTTCAACACTAAGGAGCTGCCAAACCCCGTGATCTATTACGGTTTCAACCACGAATCCCACGCGGATTTCAAGGCGCCGGCTAATACCGATGGACTCTTGTGCCCTAAGTGCCACCACATCTTGCACTACCACTTACGGACCTACGCCAACCTAGGCGACTACTTCTGCCCCCACTGTGGCTTTAAACGTCCGGAACTGACTTACCAGGTCACTAAACTTGGTGAATTAACCCCGACCTCCTCTTCTTTTGAAATCGATGGGATCCCCTATCAGATTGAAATCGGCGGGCTGTACAACATTTATAACGCCTTAGCGGCCTATTCCTTAGGTCGTTTCCTAGGGGTTAGCCCGGCCCAAATCCAACACGCCTTCAGCGCCGACGAACGGGTTTTTGGCCGTCAAGAAGTAATCAACGTCGACGGCAAGGAAGTTACCTTAATTTTGGTCAAGAATCCGGTGGGCTTAAACCAGGTCCTGGACATGATTTTGACCGATCCGGAGCCCTTCTCGTTTGGCTTCTTGTTAAACGCCAACTACGCCGACGGGATCGACACCTCCTGGATCTGGGACGGCGACTTTGAACGCCTCCACGACCACGATATCCCCTACTTCATGACCGGTGGGGAGCGCTACAAAGACATTACCACCCGGATGGAAATGGCTGGAATTGACAAGATCGATCACTTACCGGACCTCAACCAAGTAATTGAAAAGATCCCGCAAATGCCTACTAAGCACGTATACCTCTTAGCTACCTACACGGCGGTCTTGCAACTACGCAAACTACTAGCCGACAAGAAATACATTCAAGGAGGGATGGATTAA